A window from Leptothermofonsia sichuanensis E412 encodes these proteins:
- a CDS encoding ferritin-like domain-containing protein has translation MDSRLSPRSRRSYTISRRGLVVGGAIAGVSSAFGFSALTAQVGRAMPAGDKNKDAAILNNALFYEHQAIWAYSVAAGKLSDSNIGKAVKALALKNQADHKAHRDALAAAVRSLGVTPVGAAQSYDLSSYIQRGEGNLDSDVNIAKLALALETDAAIAYTTEIAQLNNPSLITAGASIGSTEASHATAIRAAFVALGINLDYVPASFISSDTRNLWVLKV, from the coding sequence ATGGATAGTCGCTTGTCGCCCCGATCTCGCCGTTCTTACACCATTTCTCGCCGGGGACTGGTTGTTGGCGGTGCGATCGCTGGGGTTTCTTCAGCATTCGGGTTCTCAGCCTTAACTGCCCAGGTTGGACGGGCAATGCCCGCCGGGGATAAAAACAAGGATGCCGCCATTCTGAATAATGCGCTGTTTTACGAACATCAGGCAATCTGGGCATATAGTGTGGCGGCTGGAAAACTGAGCGATAGCAATATCGGTAAAGCAGTCAAAGCGCTGGCATTAAAAAATCAGGCAGACCATAAAGCCCATCGGGATGCGTTAGCAGCAGCTGTTCGCAGTTTGGGGGTTACTCCCGTTGGTGCCGCTCAAAGCTACGATCTCTCCAGTTATATTCAACGAGGGGAAGGCAATTTAGACTCTGACGTAAACATTGCCAAGTTGGCTTTAGCCCTTGAAACGGATGCGGCGATCGCCTACACCACTGAAATCGCCCAACTCAACAATCCTTCCTTAATCACAGCAGGAGCCAGCATTGGTTCTACAGAAGCTTCCCATGCCACCGCAATTCGAGCAGCATTCGTTGCATTAGGAATCAATCTTGACTATGTTCCCGCTTCATTTATCAGTTCAGATACTCGTAACCTCTGGGTGTTAAAGGTTTGA
- a CDS encoding lysophospholipid acyltransferase family protein, protein MTQLLRSLFFLIIVKFIVFVILGVRISHRERLPKTGPAIIVANHNSHLDTMVLMNLFPIRLLEKIHPIAAADYFLQNPLLAWFSLNIIGIIPLNRQVKAHGQDPLQGCSESLTKGDILILYPEGTRGKPELLSEFQSGIAHLAKRHPTVPIYPVFLHGLGKALPKGEKLLVPFCCDVLIGEPIWWTGSKKGFMHLLNQKMNALTTQENFLAWE, encoded by the coding sequence ATGACTCAACTATTGCGATCGCTATTCTTTCTCATAATTGTCAAATTTATTGTGTTTGTGATTCTGGGAGTACGGATCAGTCATCGGGAACGTTTACCAAAAACAGGACCGGCCATCATCGTTGCCAACCACAACAGTCACTTGGATACGATGGTATTGATGAATCTGTTTCCAATCCGATTGTTAGAAAAAATCCACCCCATCGCCGCCGCCGACTATTTCTTGCAAAATCCGTTACTGGCCTGGTTTTCACTCAACATCATCGGCATTATTCCCCTGAATCGACAGGTAAAAGCCCACGGTCAGGATCCCCTGCAAGGTTGCTCAGAATCCCTGACCAAGGGCGACATCCTGATTCTTTACCCGGAAGGGACAAGGGGCAAACCCGAATTACTATCTGAATTTCAGAGCGGTATTGCCCATCTTGCAAAGCGCCATCCCACGGTGCCAATTTATCCTGTTTTTCTCCACGGCCTGGGCAAAGCTCTACCCAAAGGTGAAAAACTCTTAGTTCCTTTCTGTTGTGATGTTCTGATTGGCGAACCCATCTGGTGGACAGGTAGTAAAAAGGGATTCATGCATCTGCTAAATCAAAAAATGAACGCCTTAACCACTCAAGAAAACTTCCTGGCATGGGAGTAA
- a CDS encoding DUF6999 family protein encodes MSVQTHPESALSAAAIAPYTPHPRDRRNPNAWDALYLDQAIPVDPVAKAYMIRDLQNWTRALLLIPIKIIANILLALIMTVKRLLPFQFSNYTLMHRSAAWFLKTFVTPEACYLIVRHLCLGSNIVNFLIDNGPDPTIEKSTLYPRTVDDLAENAFLEHDLILYNFVLDYNQAQRTNPTWIQQVQQRGLTYASIKPIEIDIDVSQRHRLQILDLESAIELFKVFYSLCLTSEEFERAVLSLEFDENFGCYFSQITGDYNWNHIITNRHPLAPESPFAAARNLLLHGIITEYLHRYLEIRKEITASFVE; translated from the coding sequence ATGTCTGTTCAAACTCACCCTGAGTCAGCCCTCTCAGCGGCTGCGATCGCTCCCTACACGCCTCACCCCCGCGATCGCCGCAATCCCAATGCCTGGGATGCCCTCTACCTGGATCAGGCAATTCCGGTGGATCCGGTAGCAAAAGCCTATATGATCCGCGATTTGCAAAACTGGACCCGCGCCTTATTGCTGATTCCAATCAAAATTATTGCCAATATTCTGCTGGCGTTGATTATGACGGTAAAACGTCTTTTGCCCTTCCAGTTCAGCAACTATACATTGATGCACCGTTCGGCTGCCTGGTTTCTGAAAACGTTTGTTACCCCAGAAGCCTGTTATCTGATTGTGCGTCACCTTTGCCTTGGTTCCAACATTGTCAATTTTCTGATTGATAATGGACCCGACCCAACCATTGAGAAATCCACACTCTACCCACGCACCGTTGATGACCTGGCAGAGAATGCGTTTCTGGAACATGATCTGATTCTTTACAACTTTGTGCTGGATTATAACCAGGCACAACGTACCAATCCCACCTGGATACAGCAGGTGCAGCAACGGGGTTTGACCTATGCCAGCATCAAACCTATAGAAATTGATATCGATGTCTCCCAGCGTCACAGGTTGCAAATTTTAGATCTGGAATCGGCAATTGAGTTATTCAAAGTGTTCTATTCCCTCTGCCTCACCAGTGAAGAATTTGAACGGGCTGTGCTGTCCCTGGAATTTGATGAGAACTTCGGTTGTTACTTCAGTCAGATTACCGGCGACTACAACTGGAACCACATCATCACAAACCGCCACCCCCTGGCACCGGAAAGCCCCTTTGCCGCCGCCCGTAACCTTCTCCTGCATGGCATTATCACCGAGTACCTGCACCGCTACCTGGAGATCCGCAAGGAAATTACGGCTTCCTTTGTCGAATGA
- a CDS encoding class I SAM-dependent methyltransferase family protein — protein MTQNSLSQNSLSQNCLPSYQSLIQPLPAWHPKRMYYGLFKQLLNSVGQLSDGIAIGSQYGFDSGVMLEYVYRNQPSGKNWLGKVIDRIYLNSQGWQGIREREQILKGVLRQTIQTHIAQGIPVHLLDVACGGGRYDLEVLSEFPADTITATLRDYMPENVKQAQELATQLGVTATIEQADAFSDAALERVFPRPNLIVVSGLHEILPDDDRVRNHFHQLHRILASKGVLIFTIQPYHPQLELIARVLNSHTGKPWAMRLRSYELTQTWAIAAGFKGLQTQMDSFGIFGVVQAYKE, from the coding sequence ATGACTCAAAATTCCTTGTCTCAAAATTCCTTGTCTCAAAATTGCCTGCCCTCCTATCAATCCCTGATTCAACCCTTACCCGCATGGCACCCTAAACGCATGTATTACGGCCTTTTTAAGCAGTTACTCAACAGTGTGGGGCAGCTATCCGACGGAATTGCCATTGGTTCACAATATGGGTTTGATTCCGGCGTAATGCTGGAATATGTTTATCGCAATCAGCCATCTGGGAAGAACTGGTTGGGTAAAGTGATTGATCGCATCTACTTAAATTCCCAGGGCTGGCAGGGAATCCGTGAACGGGAGCAGATTTTGAAAGGAGTGCTGCGGCAGACGATTCAAACTCATATCGCTCAGGGCATTCCTGTCCACCTTTTAGATGTTGCCTGTGGCGGCGGACGTTACGATTTAGAAGTGCTGAGTGAATTTCCAGCAGATACCATCACTGCAACCCTGCGCGATTACATGCCGGAAAATGTAAAACAGGCACAGGAACTGGCCACTCAATTGGGAGTCACCGCCACCATCGAGCAGGCAGATGCATTCAGTGATGCAGCACTGGAACGGGTCTTTCCCCGTCCAAATTTAATTGTGGTATCCGGGTTACACGAAATTCTGCCCGATGATGACCGGGTCAGAAACCACTTCCACCAGTTACACCGAATTCTGGCCTCCAAAGGAGTATTAATCTTTACGATTCAGCCCTATCATCCCCAACTGGAATTAATTGCCAGAGTGTTGAACTCCCACACGGGAAAACCCTGGGCAATGCGACTGCGCTCCTATGAACTGACCCAAACGTGGGCGATCGCCGCCGGTTTCAAAGGGCTTCAAACCCAAATGGATTCCTTTGGGATCTTTGGCGTTGTGCAAGCCTATAAGGAGTAG
- a CDS encoding cupin domain-containing protein, producing the protein MDTEHNCFCELAPLYALDLLNEQEKAWVEQQVAECPDLAEELSGYQSAVTALPYSVPALSMAENLKERLLTGLNLEVPSSDPISPPVSPAYVAIRSQDLNWQPHPTPGVMVAIVHRDEVKREIVGFLRAEPGVRYPWHRHAAIEEIFMLEGDLVIEDEVYGAGDYIRSSSGSSHAPYTNHGCRFFFHTSIDDEYPELPANTAVSNPLTE; encoded by the coding sequence ATGGACACTGAACACAACTGCTTTTGTGAACTGGCTCCCCTGTATGCTCTAGATTTACTGAACGAGCAGGAAAAAGCCTGGGTTGAGCAACAGGTGGCCGAGTGCCCAGATCTGGCAGAAGAACTGTCTGGCTACCAATCTGCGGTCACTGCACTCCCCTACAGTGTTCCAGCATTGTCTATGGCAGAGAATTTAAAGGAGAGGTTATTGACTGGCCTTAATCTAGAGGTTCCATCCTCAGACCCTATCTCTCCCCCAGTCTCTCCTGCTTATGTAGCCATCCGGTCTCAGGACCTGAACTGGCAGCCCCATCCAACTCCAGGGGTCATGGTTGCGATTGTGCATCGGGATGAGGTGAAACGGGAAATTGTGGGTTTCCTGCGGGCTGAGCCGGGGGTTCGCTATCCCTGGCACCGTCATGCTGCCATTGAAGAGATCTTCATGTTGGAAGGCGATCTGGTGATTGAGGATGAAGTTTATGGAGCCGGAGACTATATCCGATCAAGTTCTGGTTCCAGTCATGCCCCTTATACCAATCATGGGTGCCGATTTTTCTTCCATACTTCAATTGATGACGAATATCCTGAATTACCTGCTAATACAGCCGTTTCCAATCCCTTGACAGAATAA
- a CDS encoding DUF3531 family protein, whose translation MQVEFREFDPFNLWIWIEFSVIPSEMEKQYLEEVFNSWFFLGKLGGFNAENLQVQDTGIDISYMEYDESTADNSLAALMHNMGELEYDGTWARCWFDLGTSDGIAIDILINALRQFSQDYVALERLMIGGENEDWPVPGRDRLSSFVLENEYN comes from the coding sequence ATGCAGGTGGAATTTCGTGAGTTTGACCCCTTTAATCTCTGGATCTGGATTGAGTTCAGCGTCATTCCTTCCGAGATGGAGAAACAATACCTGGAGGAGGTGTTCAACTCCTGGTTTTTCCTGGGGAAATTAGGCGGTTTTAATGCGGAAAACCTTCAGGTCCAGGACACCGGGATTGATATCAGTTACATGGAGTATGACGAAAGTACCGCGGATAATAGTCTGGCAGCGTTAATGCACAACATGGGCGAGTTGGAGTATGACGGTACCTGGGCCAGGTGCTGGTTTGACTTGGGGACGAGTGACGGGATTGCCATCGATATATTGATTAATGCCCTGCGCCAGTTCAGCCAGGACTATGTCGCGCTGGAACGATTGATGATTGGTGGTGAAAACGAAGACTGGCCCGTGCCGGGGCGCGATCGCCTTTCCAGCTTTGTTCTGGAGAATGAATACAACTAA
- a CDS encoding phosphatidate cytidylyltransferase, with protein sequence MIRMGLPTNVLWAFAGVFGLLCVSTGMIYTLAFVKPNQDYTELKQRVKSWWLMVTMLLVALLNQTVSLVFFAFVSFLALKEYLSLIPTRRVDRQALLWAYLAIVLQYYWISINWYIMFLIFIPIYMFLFLPMRLVLLEETQGFLKAVGTLQWGLMLTVFSLGHLAYLLMLPTAGNPAAGGAGLLFYLVFLTESNDIAQYIFGRCFGQHKVIPRVSPNKTWEGLLGGIMTTVLIAILLAPWLTPFHRVHAVVLGLLIGLTGFIGDITVSALKRDLGVKDSSSLIPGHGGILDRIDSLTYTAPLFFHFTVYFYFSGWIGGLR encoded by the coding sequence ATGATCAGGATGGGGCTGCCCACTAATGTTCTATGGGCGTTTGCCGGGGTATTTGGGTTACTCTGTGTTTCCACTGGCATGATTTACACCCTTGCGTTTGTCAAGCCAAATCAGGACTATACCGAACTCAAACAACGGGTAAAATCCTGGTGGCTGATGGTGACCATGCTTTTGGTGGCATTGCTCAATCAAACCGTTTCGCTGGTCTTTTTCGCCTTTGTCAGCTTTCTGGCACTTAAAGAGTATTTGTCCCTGATTCCAACCCGGCGGGTGGATCGGCAGGCTTTACTGTGGGCATACCTGGCGATCGTGCTTCAGTATTACTGGATTTCGATCAACTGGTACATCATGTTCCTGATTTTCATACCCATTTATATGTTCCTGTTTTTGCCCATGCGCTTGGTGCTGCTGGAAGAAACTCAGGGATTTCTGAAAGCCGTCGGAACGTTGCAATGGGGCTTAATGTTAACCGTTTTTAGCCTGGGTCATCTTGCTTATTTGCTGATGCTTCCTACCGCAGGCAATCCAGCCGCTGGTGGTGCAGGACTCCTGTTTTATCTGGTGTTTCTGACGGAAAGCAATGACATTGCCCAATACATATTTGGTCGATGCTTTGGACAGCACAAGGTTATCCCCAGGGTCAGTCCCAATAAAACCTGGGAAGGACTGCTGGGAGGGATTATGACAACGGTTTTAATCGCGATTCTTCTGGCTCCCTGGCTGACTCCATTTCATCGGGTTCATGCTGTTGTGCTTGGACTGTTGATTGGTCTTACAGGTTTCATTGGAGATATCACCGTATCAGCCCTCAAGCGTGACCTGGGTGTAAAAGATAGCAGCAGTCTCATACCTGGGCACGGCGGTATTCTGGATCGAATTGATAGCCTCACCTATACAGCCCCACTTTTCTTCCATTTCACTGTCTATTTCTACTTTTCTGGATGGATCGGGGGATTGAGATGA
- a CDS encoding ABC transporter ATP-binding protein: MLYIRNLTYHPTASQKPILKSVNLEIAPKQMGLVIGPSGSGKTTLLEILAGLAERTSGDIYWREQELNALYLQQLSGLVFQFPERHFCGGTILEELRLGHPDVSSDRIQEALNEVGLSQLPLNTSPNSLSGGQQRRLAFAVQLIRQPHLLLLDEPTAGLDWSMRRQLVNLLAKLKTHWSLLIVSHDANDLVDIADQCWTLSHGDLVPANGETLKAQIERA; this comes from the coding sequence ATGCTCTATATTCGCAATCTGACCTACCATCCAACCGCCAGTCAGAAACCGATTTTGAAGTCGGTGAATCTGGAAATTGCACCGAAACAAATGGGTTTGGTAATTGGTCCCAGTGGTTCCGGCAAGACAACCTTGCTGGAAATTTTAGCGGGGCTGGCTGAACGGACTTCGGGGGATATTTACTGGCGTGAACAGGAATTAAATGCCCTGTATCTGCAACAGTTGAGCGGGCTGGTGTTTCAGTTTCCAGAACGGCACTTTTGCGGGGGCACAATTCTAGAAGAATTACGCTTGGGGCACCCGGATGTGAGCAGCGATCGCATCCAGGAGGCTTTGAATGAAGTGGGGTTGTCCCAATTGCCTCTAAACACTTCTCCCAACTCGCTCAGTGGTGGTCAGCAGCGACGATTGGCCTTTGCCGTACAACTGATTCGGCAGCCCCACCTGTTACTGCTGGATGAACCAACCGCTGGACTGGATTGGTCTATGCGACGGCAGTTGGTAAACCTGCTGGCCAAGTTAAAGACCCACTGGAGTTTGCTGATTGTTTCCCATGATGCCAATGATCTGGTGGATATTGCTGATCAGTGCTGGACACTCAGTCATGGCGATCTGGTACCTGCCAATGGGGAGACTTTGAAAGCGCAGATTGAAAGGGCGTGA
- a CDS encoding Sll0314/Alr1548 family TPR repeat-containing protein, whose protein sequence is MTNWFTMSPPAHSNAPLKAVFGIASATLISLSLWAIPSLAKDPFRNSDARPIGETTEKAFRAFFEQGNYPAAEKHLEQADTGEPMTPAMKASLVYIDWQGEKDPQKKAALLEEFRSYAEQTRTSAQAVLGKDPLRGNLYLAVSHFLSAGYAVLKDGTVKGMPQGLSEVQQAFKYLDAAEKQSPNDPELNLVKGYIELLMAMNLPFSSPSQAIDRLKQHAKPAYLADRGIALAYRDLNQPVKALEAVDRAIQATPDNPELYYLKAQILVKQGNNQGSIPFFERALQKQDQLPPALVRQISRELDRTRRRVANVGK, encoded by the coding sequence ATGACAAATTGGTTCACCATGTCTCCGCCAGCTCATTCAAATGCTCCTCTCAAAGCGGTATTTGGCATTGCCAGCGCCACGCTAATTTCGCTCAGTCTTTGGGCAATCCCATCTCTTGCTAAAGACCCGTTTCGTAACAGTGACGCTCGACCGATTGGAGAAACCACCGAAAAAGCCTTTCGGGCTTTCTTTGAACAGGGCAATTACCCCGCGGCTGAAAAGCATCTGGAACAGGCAGATACCGGTGAACCCATGACGCCTGCTATGAAAGCTTCCCTGGTTTATATTGACTGGCAGGGAGAGAAAGACCCCCAGAAAAAAGCGGCGTTGCTGGAAGAATTTCGTTCCTACGCCGAACAGACCCGCACCTCCGCCCAAGCCGTTTTAGGAAAAGACCCTCTGCGAGGTAACCTTTATCTGGCGGTAAGCCACTTTTTGAGCGCGGGCTACGCCGTGTTGAAAGATGGCACGGTGAAAGGAATGCCCCAGGGATTGAGTGAAGTGCAGCAGGCATTCAAATATCTGGATGCCGCGGAGAAACAGTCTCCCAACGACCCTGAACTGAACCTGGTCAAGGGCTACATCGAACTGCTGATGGCAATGAATCTGCCATTTTCCAGCCCTTCGCAGGCGATCGACCGGCTCAAACAACATGCTAAACCCGCTTATCTGGCGGATCGGGGCATTGCCCTTGCCTATCGCGATCTAAACCAACCAGTCAAAGCATTAGAAGCCGTTGACCGTGCGATTCAGGCCACACCAGATAATCCTGAACTCTACTATCTGAAAGCTCAGATCCTGGTGAAACAGGGCAATAACCAGGGCAGTATTCCTTTCTTTGAACGGGCACTGCAAAAGCAGGACCAGTTACCGCCAGCCCTGGTCAGACAAATTAGCCGTGAACTTGATCGCACCCGCCGTCGGGTTGCCAATGTTGGCAAGTAA
- a CDS encoding metal-binding protein has product MPSGQTHDSITLWSLPLVAGLTFERTQSSGLTLMVSGGFLFSGLMFGPDLDIYSRQYRRWGPLRWIWLPYQRGMRHRSLLSHGPLVGTALRILYLMVWLGALGFGLTVLGAIAFQWLGIVEQWHLLAYYQIEESTAWLGQVLQRHPAETIALAIGLELGGVSHSLSDWVESIWKRHRVNRQFRTRIQGQISRYQPPQPTRVSFRVRTPETERPRDYPFIRTVSSRIQSYFQEKPVRSPKPVSSPVPPHLQRSPQLPPFIRQRKP; this is encoded by the coding sequence ATGCCCTCTGGTCAAACCCATGACAGCATTACCCTCTGGAGTCTGCCACTGGTTGCCGGATTGACCTTTGAGCGCACCCAGAGCAGTGGGCTGACTCTGATGGTGTCAGGGGGATTCCTGTTCAGCGGACTGATGTTTGGTCCTGATCTGGATATTTACTCCCGCCAGTACCGACGTTGGGGACCGCTGCGCTGGATCTGGCTTCCCTATCAGCGGGGGATGCGCCACCGATCGCTGTTGTCCCACGGTCCCCTGGTCGGTACAGCCCTGCGAATTCTGTACCTGATGGTCTGGCTGGGGGCGTTGGGTTTTGGGCTAACGGTGCTGGGGGCGATCGCCTTCCAGTGGCTGGGCATTGTTGAACAATGGCACCTGCTTGCCTACTACCAGATAGAAGAGAGCACTGCCTGGCTTGGTCAGGTGCTTCAGCGACACCCGGCAGAAACCATTGCCCTTGCGATTGGGCTGGAGTTAGGCGGAGTCAGCCATTCCCTCAGTGATTGGGTTGAATCCATCTGGAAGCGCCATCGAGTCAACCGTCAATTTCGTACTCGCATTCAAGGCCAGATTAGCCGTTATCAACCGCCCCAGCCAACCCGGGTATCCTTTAGAGTTAGAACACCGGAAACTGAGCGCCCACGGGATTACCCCTTCATCCGTACAGTATCATCTCGTATTCAGAGTTACTTCCAGGAAAAACCTGTGCGTTCTCCCAAGCCAGTATCTTCCCCGGTTCCACCCCATTTGCAACGAAGTCCTCAACTGCCGCCTTTCATTCGACAAAGGAAGCCGTAA
- the ileS gene encoding isoleucine--tRNA ligase: protein MTDSGLYKDTVNLPKTSFDMRANATKREPELQAFWAEHQIYQHLSQNNPGALFVLHDGPPYANGSLHIGHALNKILKDVINKYQLLQGRKVRYVPGWDCHGLPIELKVLQTLKPEERKQLTPIKLRQKAKEFALKTVDEQRQSFKRYGVWGDWDHPYLTLTPEYEAAQIDVFGQMVLKGYIYRGLKPVHWSPSSRTALAEAELEYPEGHTSRSLYAAFEVTSLPPALQAPLDPYLGELGVAIWTTTPWTIPANLAVSVNPALVYAVVEVGEGLNLKTRLGPMRYLIVAKDLVERLSETLGTSLTVQATVMGKTLEHTTYRHPLFDRQSEVVIGGDYVTTESGTGLVHTAPGHGQDDYLVGQRYGLPILSPVDDDGNFTEEAGVFAGLNVLGEGNGAVVDALKEAGALLKEEPYLHKYPYDWRTKKPTIFRATEQWFASVAGFREQALKAIAEVTWIPAQGENRITAMVAERSDWCISRQRSWGVPIPVFYDEETNEPLLNEETIRHVRAIIAEHGSDAWWELSVEELLPEPYRNNGRTYRKGTDTMDVWFDSGSSWAAVAEQRPELHYPVEMYLEGSDQHRGWFQSSLLTSVAVHGHAPYKAVLTHGFTLDEQGRKMSKSLGNTVDPSIVINGGKNQKEEPPYGADVLRLWVSSVDYSSDVPIGKNILKQLADIYRKIRNTARFLLGNLHDFDPATNAVPYEKLPELDRYMLHRMTEVFSEVNDAFESFQFFRFFQTVQNFCVVDLSNFYLDIAKDRLYISAADSPRRRSCQTVLAAALENLARAIAPVLSHMAEDIWQHLPYPTPHQSVFQSGWLKLEDQWQAPKLAEKWQALRQIRAEVNKVLEQARTEKAIGSSLEAKVLLYVSTSQQRQLLQTLNPADSLIRNGVDELRYLFLTSQVELVDSLHALEGLKYSFQSGSLGIGVVDADGQKCDRCWNYSTYVGKSTEHPTLCERCIPAISGDF, encoded by the coding sequence GTGACAGATTCAGGACTCTACAAAGACACCGTCAACCTGCCCAAGACCAGTTTTGATATGCGGGCAAACGCCACCAAACGAGAGCCAGAGCTACAGGCGTTTTGGGCAGAGCACCAGATTTATCAGCACCTGTCGCAGAATAATCCGGGTGCCCTCTTTGTGTTACATGATGGACCACCCTACGCTAATGGTTCCCTCCACATCGGGCACGCCCTGAACAAGATTCTGAAGGACGTGATCAATAAATATCAACTGCTCCAGGGTCGGAAAGTTCGTTATGTGCCCGGGTGGGACTGTCATGGGTTGCCGATTGAACTGAAAGTGCTGCAAACCCTGAAACCAGAAGAGCGGAAGCAACTGACCCCCATTAAACTACGCCAGAAGGCAAAGGAATTTGCCCTCAAAACCGTGGATGAGCAACGCCAGAGTTTCAAACGCTATGGGGTTTGGGGTGACTGGGACCATCCCTACCTCACCCTCACGCCTGAATACGAAGCCGCCCAGATTGATGTGTTTGGGCAGATGGTTCTGAAAGGTTACATCTACCGGGGTTTGAAGCCAGTCCACTGGAGTCCCAGTTCCCGGACTGCACTGGCAGAGGCAGAGTTGGAATACCCAGAGGGGCACACCTCGCGATCGCTCTACGCCGCTTTTGAAGTTACCAGCCTGCCCCCGGCACTGCAAGCCCCCCTCGATCCCTACCTGGGGGAACTGGGGGTTGCCATCTGGACGACAACTCCCTGGACAATCCCGGCGAACCTGGCAGTCAGTGTCAATCCAGCCCTGGTGTATGCTGTGGTGGAAGTAGGAGAGGGATTGAACTTAAAAACTCGCCTGGGACCAATGCGCTACCTGATCGTCGCAAAAGACCTGGTGGAAAGGCTTTCCGAAACCCTGGGAACCAGCCTGACAGTGCAGGCAACGGTGATGGGAAAGACCCTGGAGCATACAACCTATCGTCATCCTCTGTTTGATCGCCAGAGCGAAGTTGTGATTGGTGGTGATTACGTTACCACTGAATCTGGTACCGGACTGGTGCATACGGCTCCCGGTCACGGTCAGGATGACTATCTGGTGGGTCAACGTTATGGGTTACCAATCCTGTCCCCGGTGGATGACGATGGCAACTTTACGGAAGAAGCAGGTGTGTTTGCGGGGCTGAATGTCCTGGGAGAGGGAAATGGAGCCGTCGTGGATGCCCTCAAGGAAGCCGGGGCATTGCTGAAGGAAGAACCCTACCTGCACAAGTATCCCTACGACTGGCGCACTAAAAAGCCCACCATCTTCCGTGCCACGGAGCAGTGGTTTGCCTCTGTAGCGGGGTTCCGGGAACAGGCATTAAAGGCGATCGCAGAAGTCACCTGGATTCCGGCCCAGGGTGAAAACCGGATCACCGCTATGGTTGCCGAACGTTCCGACTGGTGCATCTCTCGTCAGCGCAGTTGGGGGGTGCCAATCCCGGTGTTTTATGACGAGGAGACGAATGAACCGCTCCTGAACGAAGAAACCATCCGTCATGTCCGTGCCATCATCGCTGAGCATGGTTCCGATGCCTGGTGGGAACTATCCGTCGAAGAACTGCTACCCGAACCCTACCGGAATAACGGACGCACTTACCGCAAAGGCACCGACACAATGGATGTCTGGTTTGACTCCGGTTCCTCCTGGGCGGCAGTGGCGGAGCAGCGTCCAGAGTTGCACTACCCGGTTGAAATGTACCTGGAAGGCTCTGACCAGCACCGGGGCTGGTTTCAGTCCAGTCTGCTGACCAGTGTGGCTGTGCATGGACACGCCCCCTATAAGGCCGTGCTGACCCACGGCTTTACCCTGGACGAACAGGGGCGCAAGATGAGCAAGTCCCTGGGCAATACCGTTGACCCTTCCATTGTGATCAACGGGGGCAAAAATCAGAAGGAGGAACCCCCCTACGGAGCTGATGTTCTGAGGCTCTGGGTGTCTTCGGTTGATTACTCTTCCGATGTGCCTATTGGTAAGAATATCCTGAAGCAACTGGCAGACATTTATCGCAAGATCCGCAACACTGCCCGCTTCTTGTTGGGTAATCTGCACGACTTTGATCCAGCCACTAATGCGGTTCCCTATGAGAAACTGCCAGAACTGGATCGCTACATGCTGCATCGCATGACTGAGGTATTCAGCGAAGTCAATGATGCATTTGAAAGTTTTCAGTTCTTCCGCTTCTTCCAGACCGTGCAAAACTTCTGTGTTGTGGATCTATCCAACTTTTACCTGGATATTGCCAAAGACCGGCTTTACATCAGTGCGGCGGACTCTCCCCGGCGGCGCAGTTGTCAGACGGTGCTGGCAGCAGCACTGGAAAACCTGGCACGGGCGATCGCCCCGGTTCTCTCCCATATGGCGGAAGACATCTGGCAACATCTGCCCTATCCAACCCCTCATCAATCGGTATTCCAGTCTGGTTGGCTAAAACTGGAAGACCAGTGGCAGGCTCCCAAACTGGCAGAAAAGTGGCAGGCTCTACGCCAGATCCGGGCGGAGGTGAATAAAGTGCTGGAGCAGGCACGCACTGAAAAGGCGATCGGTTCTTCCCTGGAGGCAAAAGTTCTGCTGTATGTGTCTACTTCTCAACAGCGCCAGCTCTTGCAAACACTAAATCCAGCCGATAGTTTGATCAGGAATGGGGTGGACGAACTGCGCTATCTGTTTCTCACCTCTCAAGTTGAACTGGTAGACTCTCTTCATGCCTTAGAAGGGCTGAAATATAGTTTCCAATCTGGCTCATTGGGAATTGGAGTGGTGGATGCTGATGGACAGAAATGCGATCGCTGCTGGAACTACTCCACCTATGTGGGGAAGTCAACCGAGCATCCCACCCTTTGCGAACGCTGCATTCCCGCCATTTCAGGAGACTTCTAG